In one Flavobacteriales bacterium genomic region, the following are encoded:
- a CDS encoding FG-GAP-like repeat-containing protein, whose translation MMNRYALALAAAMPWAFAQAQNTCSTALPVVAGVVYTVDTVDGTTVPLPVCSSGGTGATAGEWYVYTATEYVTVIISSDLPQNGNTDTRVQVYTGDCNNLTCLVGDDDSGTGLLTVAMFNAFAGQSYLIAWDNRYSSLGFDFTLTEQPWDPTAISFTNLSVPTNGCSGCGQAAVDMNNDGYDDVVTVTASNIRVNYQQPDGTFSMVDYPTTNADYTPSWSIAAGDIDANGYLDLLYGGGQGVTFMYASDDGTAFSEVSGSQYVFSQRSNFVDINNDGHLDAFVCHDVQPNVFYLNDGTGALDFNQGGLGNTPDGGNYGSIWIDYNNDRRIDLFIAKCRGGAAVPASVDQMHRNNGDGTFTEVGGALGLGGFQQSWSSAWADFDMDGDMDVLIGASSFAQGGHMLMRNDGDVFTDVTEGSGFDVFAGTSVEWVAHDFNNDGWVDVLGASSTIHFNNGDMTFTPIAVPASSGSVADLNSDGFLDVLNGGTIRLNTGNDNNWVRINLQGTLSNINGIGARVELTSPMGTQMRDVKSGDGFRHMSFIGAHFGLGTDDVVEQVTVYWPSGQVDVVKGVAVNTATTITESLTTGLQDVSGLELRISPNPAVDRITIAGAEGETILRTRLIDASGKAIAMPALRHGQLDVSGLAKGSYLLELETGKGLMRERFSKL comes from the coding sequence ATGATGAACCGTTACGCCTTGGCCCTTGCGGCCGCAATGCCGTGGGCCTTCGCCCAGGCCCAGAACACCTGCTCCACGGCGCTGCCGGTGGTGGCTGGTGTGGTCTATACCGTGGATACCGTGGATGGGACCACGGTGCCCTTGCCCGTGTGCAGCTCCGGTGGCACCGGCGCCACCGCGGGTGAGTGGTACGTCTACACCGCCACGGAATACGTCACTGTGATCATCAGCAGCGACCTGCCCCAGAACGGCAACACCGACACCCGCGTGCAGGTGTACACCGGCGACTGCAACAATCTCACCTGCCTGGTGGGCGATGACGACAGCGGCACGGGCCTCCTAACCGTGGCCATGTTCAACGCCTTCGCGGGCCAGAGCTACCTCATCGCCTGGGACAACCGGTACTCCAGCCTTGGCTTCGACTTCACCCTCACGGAGCAGCCCTGGGACCCCACGGCCATCAGCTTCACCAACCTATCCGTGCCGACCAACGGCTGCTCTGGATGCGGGCAGGCCGCCGTGGACATGAACAACGACGGCTACGATGACGTGGTCACCGTGACCGCCTCCAACATCCGGGTCAACTACCAGCAGCCGGATGGCACCTTCAGCATGGTGGATTACCCCACCACCAACGCCGACTACACCCCGAGCTGGAGCATCGCCGCCGGCGACATCGACGCCAATGGCTACCTCGACCTGCTCTATGGCGGCGGCCAGGGCGTCACGTTCATGTACGCCAGCGACGATGGCACGGCCTTCTCCGAGGTGAGCGGTTCACAGTACGTCTTCTCCCAACGCTCCAACTTCGTGGACATCAACAACGATGGCCATCTCGATGCCTTCGTCTGCCACGATGTGCAGCCGAATGTCTTCTACCTCAATGACGGTACGGGCGCGCTGGACTTCAACCAGGGCGGCTTGGGCAACACGCCCGACGGCGGCAACTACGGCTCCATTTGGATCGACTACAACAACGATCGCCGGATCGACCTCTTCATCGCCAAGTGCCGCGGCGGGGCGGCCGTGCCCGCCTCGGTGGACCAGATGCACCGCAACAACGGTGACGGGACCTTCACGGAGGTCGGCGGAGCGCTGGGGCTGGGCGGCTTTCAGCAGAGCTGGAGCAGCGCTTGGGCCGATTTCGACATGGATGGCGACATGGACGTGCTCATCGGCGCCAGCTCCTTCGCCCAAGGCGGCCACATGCTCATGCGCAACGATGGCGATGTCTTCACCGATGTCACCGAGGGCTCGGGCTTCGATGTGTTCGCTGGAACGAGCGTCGAGTGGGTGGCCCACGACTTCAACAACGATGGCTGGGTTGATGTGCTCGGCGCCTCCAGCACCATCCACTTCAACAATGGCGATATGACCTTCACGCCGATCGCTGTGCCTGCCAGCAGCGGCTCCGTTGCAGACCTGAACAGCGATGGCTTCCTCGACGTGCTCAATGGCGGCACCATCCGCCTGAACACCGGCAACGACAATAACTGGGTCCGCATCAATCTGCAGGGCACCTTGAGCAACATCAACGGTATCGGCGCGCGCGTGGAGCTCACCAGCCCCATGGGCACCCAGATGCGCGATGTGAAGAGCGGCGATGGGTTCCGCCACATGAGCTTCATCGGCGCCCATTTCGGCTTGGGCACGGACGACGTGGTGGAGCAGGTGACCGTGTACTGGCCGAGCGGGCAGGTGGACGTGGTGAAAGGCGTGGCGGTCAACACCGCTACCACGATCACAGAGAGCCTAACCACCGGCCTTCAGGACGTATCCGGCCTTGAACTCCGGATCTCCCCCAACCCAGCCGTGGATCGCATCACCATCGCGGGCGCCGAGGGCGAGACAATCCTTCGCACCCGCCTGATCGATGCATCCGGCAAAGCCATCGCCATGCCCGCCCTACGGCACGGACAGCTGGATGTGTCTGGTCTGGCCAAGGGCAGCTACCTCCTTGAGCTGGAGACCGGCAAGGGCCTTATGCGGGAGCGCTTCAGCAAGCTCTGA
- a CDS encoding M28 family peptidase yields MGTRMNPSGRAAARVLRIALMALLTLPLTRCSTDTPTNARSGEAPLPSLPATPLFDPDSAYAFVAHQVSFGPRVPGTPQHAACADWIVAKLKSHGAIVREQRATVKAYNGKELPLRNIIATFNPEANERILLLAHYDTRPIADKDEERPHEPILGANDGGSGVGILLELARHLGGKRHGPGIDMLFTDVEDYGQPSGSFQLDENTIDTWALGSQYFAKNPHVAGYTARFGILLDMCGAKDARFFREAISMQYAAGVVAKVWRTAEAIGYGDRFVQETKHFVGTDDHLPINRRLRIPTIDIIEYHEATNAFHPSWHTHDDDMDVIDPATLKAVGQVVLEVVWKER; encoded by the coding sequence ATGGGAACGCGCATGAACCCCAGCGGAAGGGCCGCAGCCCGCGTGCTGCGCATCGCCCTGATGGCGCTGCTGACGCTGCCATTGACACGGTGCTCCACGGATACGCCCACCAACGCGCGTAGCGGGGAGGCGCCGCTGCCCAGCCTGCCTGCCACCCCGCTCTTCGATCCTGACAGCGCCTACGCATTCGTCGCCCATCAGGTGAGCTTCGGCCCGCGCGTGCCCGGTACGCCGCAGCACGCAGCCTGCGCGGATTGGATCGTGGCCAAGCTGAAAAGCCATGGCGCCATCGTGAGGGAGCAGCGGGCGACGGTGAAGGCATACAACGGCAAGGAGCTCCCGTTGCGGAACATCATCGCCACGTTCAATCCCGAGGCCAATGAGCGCATCCTGCTGCTCGCCCATTACGATACGCGGCCCATCGCCGACAAGGACGAGGAACGGCCGCATGAGCCCATCCTGGGTGCCAACGACGGCGGCAGCGGGGTGGGCATCCTGCTGGAGCTCGCGCGGCACCTCGGCGGCAAGCGCCACGGCCCGGGCATCGACATGCTCTTCACCGATGTGGAGGACTATGGGCAGCCCAGCGGCTCCTTTCAGTTGGATGAGAACACCATCGACACATGGGCGCTGGGCTCGCAGTACTTCGCGAAGAACCCCCATGTGGCAGGCTACACGGCGCGCTTCGGCATCCTGCTCGACATGTGCGGGGCCAAGGATGCGCGCTTCTTCCGTGAGGCCATCAGCATGCAGTATGCAGCCGGCGTGGTGGCCAAGGTGTGGCGCACCGCAGAGGCCATCGGGTATGGTGACCGGTTCGTTCAGGAGACCAAGCATTTCGTAGGCACGGACGACCACCTGCCCATCAACCGCCGGCTGCGCATCCCCACCATCGACATCATCGAGTACCACGAGGCCACCAATGCCTTCCACCCCAGCTGGCATACGCACGATGACGACATGGACGTGATTGACCCCGCCACGCTGAAAGCAGTGGGGCAGGTGGTGCTCGAGGTGGTTTGGAAGGAGCGATAG
- the cysS gene encoding cysteine--tRNA ligase, producing MSGTKKGPLRITNTLTRRKEEFVPLRPPHVGLYVCGPTVYSDVHLGNVRSFLTFDVLYRWLTHLGYKVRYVRNITDVGHLVGDVDEGEDKIAKRARLEQLEPMEIVQKYTNGFHDVMRLFNILPPSIEPTATGHLIEQIEMVKRIIGSGYGYEANGSVYFDVPRFAGKHAYGELSGRRIDELLANTRDTEGMDEKRSPLDFAIWKKAEPSHLMKWPSPWGEGFPGWHLECSAMSTKYLGQTFDIHGGGMDLKFPHHECEIAQSVAADGQAPVRYWMHGNMLTVNGRKMAKSEGNGFTPEELLTGNHKLLEKGYSAMTVRFFMLQCHYASTLDFSNAAMQASERGLERLMKAMALLPRLKAADADEADIAALEQRCYEAMNDDLNTPVMIAELFEAVRIINSVNDGKLKLTAVSIERLRELMQGMVRDVLGIRDEAGDAKGEDNALGALVGEFIRLRAEAKARKDFATSDAIRDRLAAIGIVLKDTKEGTAWERA from the coding sequence ATGTCCGGAACGAAGAAAGGCCCGCTGCGAATCACCAACACGCTCACGCGCCGCAAGGAGGAGTTCGTACCCCTGCGGCCGCCCCATGTGGGCCTCTATGTGTGCGGGCCCACCGTTTACAGCGATGTGCACCTGGGCAATGTGCGCAGCTTCCTCACCTTCGATGTGCTCTACCGCTGGCTCACCCACCTGGGCTACAAGGTGCGCTACGTGCGCAACATCACCGATGTGGGCCATCTGGTGGGCGATGTGGACGAGGGCGAGGACAAGATCGCCAAACGCGCACGGCTGGAGCAGTTGGAGCCCATGGAGATCGTGCAGAAGTACACCAACGGCTTCCACGATGTGATGCGGCTCTTCAACATCCTGCCGCCGAGCATCGAGCCCACCGCCACGGGCCACTTGATCGAGCAGATCGAGATGGTGAAGCGGATCATCGGGAGCGGCTATGGCTACGAGGCCAACGGCAGCGTGTACTTCGATGTGCCAAGGTTCGCGGGGAAGCATGCCTACGGTGAGCTGAGCGGCCGCAGGATCGACGAGTTGCTCGCCAACACCCGCGACACCGAGGGCATGGACGAGAAGCGCAGCCCGCTTGATTTCGCCATCTGGAAGAAGGCCGAGCCCTCGCACCTGATGAAGTGGCCCAGCCCCTGGGGCGAGGGCTTCCCCGGCTGGCACCTGGAGTGCAGCGCCATGAGCACCAAGTACCTGGGCCAGACCTTCGACATCCACGGCGGCGGCATGGACCTGAAGTTCCCGCACCACGAGTGCGAAATCGCGCAGAGCGTGGCCGCCGATGGCCAGGCGCCGGTGCGCTACTGGATGCACGGCAACATGCTCACCGTGAATGGCCGCAAGATGGCCAAGAGCGAGGGCAACGGCTTCACGCCCGAGGAACTCCTGACCGGGAACCACAAGCTGCTGGAGAAGGGCTACAGCGCCATGACGGTGCGCTTCTTCATGCTCCAGTGCCACTATGCCAGCACCCTCGACTTCAGCAACGCGGCCATGCAAGCCTCGGAGAGGGGGCTCGAGCGCCTGATGAAGGCCATGGCCCTGCTGCCGAGGCTGAAGGCCGCTGATGCGGATGAGGCTGACATCGCCGCGCTCGAGCAGCGCTGCTACGAGGCCATGAACGACGACCTGAACACACCGGTGATGATCGCCGAGCTGTTCGAGGCCGTGCGCATCATCAACTCGGTGAACGACGGCAAGCTGAAGCTCACCGCCGTCTCCATCGAACGGCTGCGCGAGCTGATGCAGGGCATGGTGCGCGATGTGCTCGGCATCCGCGACGAGGCCGGGGATGCGAAGGGCGAAGACAATGCGCTCGGTGCGCTCGTCGGGGAGTTCATCCGGCTCCGTGCTGAGGCCAAGGCCCGGAAGGACTTCGCCACCAGCGATGCCATCCGCGACCGGCTCGCGGCCATCGGCATCGTGCTCAAGGACACCAAGGAGGGAACGGCATGGGAACGCGCATGA
- a CDS encoding toxin-antitoxin system YwqK family antitoxin, with amino-acid sequence MLRTLPFALLMLIGGRVTAIAQDTLNVVDELGRKQGYWRVLAPRAEKPEYADGQLIEEGRYSNSKRVGLWKRYWPNGKVMSEIAYQMGRPKGEYKTYYPNGAVEEQGTWDLDRNTGKFQRWHPNGKLAQDFVFNAYGLRDGEQRYYHENGQLAVLVTVEEGKEDGALKRYDANGQLTQTARFNDGVIDAANSRWIKPVPKADDVKVDPKAEPAPPPAPTERTNAVVFRENGYNTMYDKQLRLSQQGEFKGGRLWEGKRYEYDANGLLVRIRLYKEGRYLGDAVITDEDRK; translated from the coding sequence ATGCTCCGGACCCTCCCTTTCGCACTGCTCATGCTCATCGGCGGCCGCGTGACCGCCATCGCCCAGGATACGCTCAACGTGGTGGATGAATTGGGACGCAAGCAGGGGTATTGGCGGGTGCTGGCGCCACGCGCCGAAAAGCCGGAGTATGCCGATGGCCAGCTGATCGAGGAGGGACGCTACAGCAACAGCAAGCGCGTGGGGTTGTGGAAGAGGTACTGGCCCAATGGCAAGGTGATGAGTGAGATCGCCTACCAGATGGGCCGTCCCAAGGGCGAGTACAAGACCTACTATCCCAATGGCGCGGTGGAGGAGCAGGGAACCTGGGACCTGGACCGCAACACCGGCAAGTTCCAGCGCTGGCACCCGAACGGCAAGCTCGCGCAGGATTTCGTCTTCAATGCGTATGGCTTGCGCGACGGGGAGCAGCGCTACTACCACGAGAATGGCCAGCTGGCCGTGCTGGTGACGGTGGAGGAGGGCAAAGAGGACGGTGCGCTGAAGCGGTACGATGCCAACGGCCAGCTCACGCAGACCGCCCGGTTCAACGACGGCGTGATCGATGCGGCCAACAGCCGCTGGATCAAGCCGGTCCCCAAGGCGGACGATGTCAAGGTGGACCCGAAGGCCGAGCCCGCGCCGCCCCCCGCCCCCACCGAGCGCACCAACGCGGTGGTCTTCCGGGAGAATGGTTACAACACGATGTACGACAAGCAGCTCAGGCTCTCCCAGCAGGGCGAATTCAAGGGGGGGCGGCTATGGGAGGGCAAGCGCTACGAGTATGACGCCAATGGCCTGCTCGTGCGGATTCGCCTTTACAAGGAGGGGCGCTACCTCGGGGATGCGGTGATCACCGACGAGGACCGGAAGTAG
- a CDS encoding NAD-dependent epimerase/dehydratase family protein, which translates to MGDKKILVIGSSGQIGTELVEGLRARFGNQNVVASDIKEPQVKQDGPFVLVDAMDRRGIERIIDKHGITEVYLLAALLSATAEKDPAFAWKLNMESLFIVLELAREGKLKKVYWPSSIAVFGPTTPKDGTPQQTVTEPTTVYGISKLAGEGWCQYYHKRYGVDVRSIRYPGLIGWKSAPGGGTTDYAVHIFHEAIKHGRYTSFLGPKSTLPMMYMPDAIRATIDLMEAPAEQVKQRTSYNLAGFSFDPEQIAAEVRRHIPGFTIDYAPDHRQAIADSWPRSIDDSAARADWGWRPQYDLGAMVDDMMVNLKRQLVV; encoded by the coding sequence ATGGGCGACAAGAAGATCCTGGTGATCGGCAGCTCGGGCCAGATCGGCACCGAGCTCGTGGAGGGCCTTCGGGCCCGGTTTGGCAACCAGAACGTGGTGGCCTCCGACATCAAGGAGCCCCAAGTGAAGCAGGATGGTCCCTTCGTGCTGGTGGACGCCATGGACCGCCGGGGCATCGAACGCATCATCGACAAGCACGGCATCACCGAGGTGTACCTCCTGGCCGCCCTGCTCAGCGCCACCGCGGAGAAGGACCCCGCCTTCGCCTGGAAGCTGAACATGGAGAGCCTTTTCATCGTGCTGGAACTGGCCCGGGAGGGGAAGCTGAAGAAGGTCTACTGGCCCAGCAGCATCGCGGTGTTCGGCCCCACCACCCCGAAGGACGGCACCCCGCAGCAGACGGTGACCGAGCCCACCACCGTCTACGGCATCAGCAAGCTGGCCGGCGAGGGCTGGTGCCAGTACTACCACAAGCGCTATGGGGTGGATGTCCGCAGCATCCGCTACCCCGGCCTTATCGGCTGGAAGAGCGCCCCGGGCGGCGGCACCACCGATTACGCCGTGCACATCTTCCACGAGGCGATCAAGCACGGCAGGTACACGAGCTTCCTGGGGCCCAAGAGCACCCTGCCCATGATGTACATGCCGGACGCCATCCGCGCCACCATCGACCTGATGGAGGCTCCGGCCGAACAGGTGAAGCAGCGCACCAGCTACAACCTGGCCGGCTTCAGCTTCGATCCGGAGCAGATCGCCGCTGAGGTGCGCCGCCATATCCCCGGCTTCACCATCGACTACGCCCCGGACCACCGCCAGGCCATTGCCGACAGCTGGCCGCGCAGCATCGACGACAGCGCCGCCCGCGCCGACTGGGGGTGGAGGCCGCAGTACGACCTCGGCGCGATGGTGGACGACATGATGGTGAACCTGAAGCGGCAGCTGGTGGTGTGA
- a CDS encoding tRNA uridine(34) hydroxylase translates to MDPHRLRNLHRPDILRARLEREGRPRTTLSFYRYVRLGEVQDLRNTLYAEWEALGVLGRIYIAQEGINAQVSVPTANLARFRANLDGREAFRDVPWKIAVEDDGRSFLKLILKVKRKIVADGLADDAFDVTNVGEHLDAATFNRKMEEGAIVVDMRNNYECLIGHFEGAYLPKADTFRGAIDEVVGMLRQQPAQGPDQGTRSVDPVIPALSREGQPSTHQPEVLLYCTGGIRCEKASAYLKHQGFTNVSQLHGGIIDYARQLKAEGLKSKYLGQNFVFDERLAERITDDVVSTCMQCGTPSDRITNCHEATCNMLLVQCEACARKYADCCSPNCREIHQLPIEAQRAWRKGRSTRSTKTKAINDPEGLRRRIREEEELLALNGTLHPELSKISSNATQAS, encoded by the coding sequence ATGGATCCCCATCGCCTCCGCAACCTGCACCGTCCGGACATCCTCCGGGCCCGGCTGGAGCGTGAAGGCAGGCCCCGCACCACGCTCTCCTTCTACCGCTACGTGCGGCTAGGCGAGGTGCAGGATCTTCGGAATACCCTCTATGCGGAATGGGAGGCACTGGGCGTGCTGGGCCGCATCTACATCGCGCAGGAGGGCATCAACGCCCAAGTGAGCGTGCCCACGGCCAACCTCGCACGCTTCCGGGCCAACCTGGACGGCCGCGAGGCCTTCCGCGATGTGCCGTGGAAGATCGCGGTGGAGGATGACGGCCGGAGCTTCCTCAAGCTCATCCTCAAGGTGAAGCGGAAGATCGTGGCCGATGGCCTCGCCGATGATGCCTTCGACGTGACCAACGTGGGCGAGCATCTGGACGCTGCCACCTTCAACCGAAAGATGGAGGAGGGCGCCATCGTGGTGGACATGCGCAACAACTACGAGTGCCTGATCGGGCATTTCGAAGGCGCCTACCTGCCCAAGGCCGATACGTTCCGTGGGGCCATCGACGAGGTGGTGGGCATGCTGCGTCAGCAGCCCGCGCAGGGGCCCGATCAGGGCACCCGTAGCGTCGACCCGGTCATCCCGGCCCTGAGCCGGGAGGGTCAACCCAGCACCCACCAACCCGAAGTTCTCCTGTACTGCACCGGCGGCATCCGCTGCGAGAAGGCCAGCGCCTACCTCAAGCACCAGGGCTTCACGAACGTGAGCCAGCTGCACGGCGGCATCATCGACTACGCGCGTCAGCTGAAGGCCGAAGGCTTGAAAAGCAAGTACCTCGGCCAGAACTTCGTGTTCGACGAGCGCCTGGCCGAGCGCATCACGGACGATGTGGTGAGCACATGCATGCAGTGCGGCACCCCCAGCGACCGCATCACCAACTGCCACGAGGCCACCTGCAACATGCTGCTGGTGCAGTGCGAGGCATGCGCCAGGAAGTACGCCGATTGCTGCTCCCCCAACTGCCGCGAGATCCACCAGCTGCCGATCGAAGCCCAGCGCGCCTGGCGCAAGGGCCGCAGCACCCGAAGCACGAAGACCAAAGCCATCAACGACCCCGAGGGCCTGCGCAGGCGCATCCGCGAGGAAGAGGAGCTGCTGGCGCTCAACGGCACGCTGCATCCGGAGTTGAGCAAGATCAGCTCCAACGCCACGCAAGCTTCCTAA
- a CDS encoding homogentisate 1,2-dioxygenase: MPIYHTLGKIPHKRHTVFKNGKDRYYYEQLFGTIGFDGMSTLSYHVHRPTMVKELRKPKDVTPKIAIEKNMRSLRLHGFKATPAKDHLAARKPILVNSDCAIVLAAPQAKSVDYFYKNADCDEMIFVHKGSGTLRTFLGNIDFKYGDYLMIPRGMIYTMEFKDADNRLFIVESHRPMYTPKRYRNWFGQLLEHSPFCERDIRRPKKLETHDEKGDFVIKVKKQGLLHEFVYASHPFDVVGWDGYNYPYAFSIHDFEPITGRVHLPPPIHQTFETDAFVVCSFVPRLYDYHPLAIPAPYNHSNIDSDEVLYYVDGDFMSRNDIGPGHISLHPAGIPHGPHPGAMERSIGKKETNELAVMVDTFKPLMVTEEALKIDDGKYWKSWLE, encoded by the coding sequence ATGCCCATCTACCACACCCTCGGCAAGATCCCCCACAAGCGCCACACCGTCTTCAAGAACGGCAAGGACCGCTACTACTACGAGCAGCTCTTCGGCACCATCGGCTTCGATGGCATGAGCACCCTGAGCTACCACGTGCACCGTCCCACCATGGTGAAGGAGCTGCGCAAGCCCAAGGACGTCACGCCCAAGATCGCCATCGAGAAGAACATGCGCTCGCTGCGGCTGCACGGCTTCAAGGCCACGCCCGCCAAGGACCACCTGGCCGCCCGCAAGCCCATCCTGGTGAACAGCGATTGTGCCATCGTGCTCGCCGCGCCCCAGGCGAAAAGCGTGGACTACTTCTACAAGAACGCCGACTGCGATGAGATGATCTTCGTGCACAAGGGCAGCGGCACCCTGCGCACCTTCCTGGGCAACATCGACTTCAAGTACGGCGACTACCTGATGATCCCCCGCGGGATGATCTACACGATGGAGTTCAAGGATGCGGACAACCGCCTCTTCATCGTGGAGAGCCACCGCCCCATGTACACGCCCAAGCGCTACCGCAACTGGTTCGGCCAGCTGCTGGAGCACAGCCCCTTCTGCGAGCGCGACATCCGCCGCCCCAAGAAGCTGGAGACGCACGACGAGAAGGGCGACTTCGTGATCAAGGTGAAGAAGCAGGGCCTGCTGCACGAGTTCGTGTACGCCAGCCACCCTTTTGACGTGGTAGGCTGGGACGGCTACAACTACCCCTACGCCTTCAGCATCCACGACTTCGAGCCCATCACCGGCCGCGTGCACCTGCCGCCGCCCATCCACCAGACCTTCGAGACGGATGCCTTCGTGGTGTGCAGCTTCGTGCCGCGCCTGTACGACTACCACCCGCTGGCCATCCCCGCGCCGTACAACCACAGCAACATCGACAGCGATGAGGTGCTCTACTACGTGGATGGCGACTTCATGAGCCGCAACGACATCGGCCCGGGCCACATCAGCCTGCACCCCGCCGGCATCCCCCACGGCCCGCACCCCGGCGCCATGGAGCGCAGCATCGGCAAGAAGGAGACCAACGAGCTCGCCGTGATGGTCGATACCTTCAAACCGCTGATGGTGACCGAGGAGGCGCTGAAGATCGACGATGGGAAGTACTGGAAGAGCTGGCTCGAATGA
- a CDS encoding four helix bundle protein: protein MAAKAPVSYNPRYKDNTIVTLTFRFAQHIWDLAEELQDKKKFVVANQVFRSGTAIGALVREAQNGESLADFIHKMKIALKEADETEYWLLLCISRNIDSAKACLEELRPIIRILNKIISTSKDKLNR, encoded by the coding sequence ATGGCGGCCAAAGCGCCGGTTTCCTACAACCCGCGCTACAAGGACAACACCATCGTCACACTCACCTTTCGCTTCGCACAGCACATTTGGGACCTGGCCGAGGAGCTTCAGGACAAGAAGAAATTCGTGGTGGCGAACCAGGTCTTCCGCTCCGGCACAGCCATCGGCGCCTTGGTCCGTGAAGCCCAGAACGGAGAAAGTCTGGCGGACTTCATCCACAAAATGAAGATCGCGTTGAAAGAAGCCGATGAGACGGAGTACTGGCTGCTCCTGTGTATTAGCCGCAACATTGATAGCGCGAAAGCCTGCTTGGAGGAGCTCAGGCCCATCATCCGCATCCTGAACAAGATCATCAGCACCTCCAAGGACAAATTGAACCGCTAA
- the hppD gene encoding 4-hydroxyphenylpyruvate dioxygenase: MATGLKDVDYGLEKIMADAQDFLPLLGTDYVELYVGNAKQSAHYYKSAWGFQSVAYAGLETGVKDRTSYVLQQDKIRLVLTTPMGPDSPINEHIRKHGDGVKVIALWVPDAKKAWEETTKRGAKSFMEPVREEDEHGYVVRSGIHTYGETVHIFVERNEYKGVFMPGFKPWKSHYNPPPVGLKFIDHMVGNVGWGEMIHWVKFYAEVMGFAQLVSFDDKDISTEYTALMSKVMSNGNGRIKFPINEPAEGKKKSQIEEYIEFYNGAGVQHIAVATNNIIETVGALKDRGVEFLYVPPSYYDTVLDRVGEIDEDLAVLKEHGVLVDRDDEGYLLQLFTKPVLDRPTMFFEIIQRKGAKSFGKGNFKALFEAIEREQANRGTL, encoded by the coding sequence ATGGCAACCGGACTGAAAGACGTGGACTACGGCCTGGAGAAGATCATGGCCGATGCACAGGACTTCCTGCCCCTGCTGGGCACGGACTATGTGGAACTGTACGTGGGCAATGCCAAGCAGAGCGCCCACTATTACAAGAGCGCCTGGGGCTTCCAGAGCGTGGCCTACGCCGGCCTGGAGACGGGCGTGAAGGACCGCACCAGCTACGTGCTGCAGCAGGACAAGATCCGCCTGGTGCTGACCACGCCGATGGGCCCTGACAGCCCGATCAACGAGCACATCCGCAAGCACGGCGACGGCGTGAAGGTGATCGCCCTGTGGGTGCCCGACGCGAAGAAGGCCTGGGAGGAGACCACCAAGCGCGGCGCCAAGAGCTTCATGGAGCCCGTGCGCGAGGAGGATGAGCACGGCTACGTGGTGCGCAGCGGCATCCACACCTATGGGGAGACGGTGCACATCTTCGTGGAGCGCAACGAGTACAAGGGTGTGTTCATGCCCGGCTTCAAGCCCTGGAAGAGCCACTACAACCCGCCGCCCGTGGGCCTGAAGTTCATCGACCACATGGTGGGCAACGTGGGCTGGGGCGAGATGATCCACTGGGTGAAGTTCTATGCCGAGGTGATGGGCTTCGCGCAGCTGGTGAGCTTCGACGACAAGGACATCAGCACCGAGTACACCGCGCTGATGAGCAAGGTGATGAGCAACGGCAACGGCCGCATCAAGTTCCCCATCAACGAGCCGGCCGAGGGCAAGAAGAAGAGCCAGATCGAGGAGTACATCGAGTTCTACAACGGCGCCGGTGTGCAGCACATCGCCGTGGCCACCAACAACATCATTGAAACGGTGGGCGCGCTGAAGGACCGCGGCGTGGAGTTCCTCTACGTGCCGCCCAGCTACTACGACACCGTGCTGGACCGCGTGGGCGAGATCGACGAGGACCTGGCGGTGCTGAAGGAGCACGGCGTGCTGGTGGACCGCGACGATGAGGGCTACCTGCTGCAGCTCTTCACCAAGCCGGTGCTGGACCGCCCCACGATGTTCTTCGAAATCATCCAGCGCAAGGGCGCCAAGAGCTTCGGCAAGGGCAACTTCAAGGCCCTGTTCGAGGCGATCGAACGGGAGCAGGCGAACCGGGGGACGTTGTAG
- a CDS encoding low affinity iron permease family protein, with protein sequence MSAVLTSRFTRFAKRISFVTGRPITFVLAVGVIIAWGGAGPLFGFSDTWQLAINTGTTIITFLMVFLIQNTQNRDTEALQIKLDELIRVQQEANNALLDLEELDDEELDRIRAAYLLLARKEREDRPNEDGRPKDRPSA encoded by the coding sequence ATGTCCGCTGTGCTCACCTCCCGCTTCACCCGCTTCGCCAAGCGCATCTCCTTTGTCACCGGCCGTCCAATAACGTTCGTGCTGGCGGTCGGGGTCATCATCGCTTGGGGTGGCGCAGGCCCTTTGTTCGGATTCAGCGATACCTGGCAGCTGGCGATCAACACCGGCACCACCATCATCACCTTCCTCATGGTATTCCTGATCCAGAACACACAGAACCGGGATACCGAGGCACTGCAGATCAAGCTGGATGAGCTGATTCGGGTTCAGCAGGAGGCCAATAACGCGCTCCTTGACCTAGAGGAGCTGGACGACGAGGAGCTTGATCGCATCAGGGCGGCTTACTTGCTCCTGGCGCGGAAGGAGAGGGAGGATCGGCCCAATGAAGACGGGCGGCCCAAGGACCGCCCGTCTGCGTGA